The Alcaligenes aquatilis genome contains the following window.
GAAAAGCCTGCCACAGCGCTTGACCGGCAGGCAGAAAAAAGAAGATCAGGGTAATGGCTAGCTGCGGGGCCAGCAGCAAATAGGGCAGTGTCTTATGACGAAAGACGACTCGTTTTTCCATAGGTTTGCGCGCAGTGGGAAGGGAGCGCCACCATCAGGGTGGACAGACTACAAGTGAAACGAAAAGCGTATGAGCGGCTTGGACTGCATCACGACACGATGCTGGCTTGGCGCCAGAACAGCAAGTCATCAGCAACTGCGCTCATACGCTCGATTGTAAACCACCCGCGCAAGGCGGGTCGGGCTTACTTCACGCTCTTTTCAAAGCGCTCCAGCAGTTCATTACCACGGCTTTGCATGGCTTTCAAACCCTCTTCAGGCGTGACCTTACCCGCAAAAATCTGCTCCATGACACCGTCTTCGATATCACGAATCTGGGGCAGGTAACCCAGACGGATACCACGCGAGTTCTCGGTGGTGCTGGCATCGAGCTGTTTGACGGCAACGTCTGCACCCACGTTCTTGGCATAGAAATCGGAGTCCTTGGTCATTTCAAAGCCGGCTTTGGTCACAGGCACATAGCCGGTGTCCTGGTGCCAGGCCGCAGCTTGTTCCGGGCTGGAGATGAAGTGGAAGAATTCGGTCACGCCTTTGTAGACATCATCCGATTTTTTGGCAAAGACCCACAGGGAGGCACCACCAATGATGGAGTTCTGGGGCGCGCCCTGGACATCGCTGTAGTAGGGCAGGCTGCTGGTGCCAAACTCAAATTCGCCGGTTTTGATAATGTTGGCGCGGTTACCACTGGAACCGGTAAACATGCCGCATTTGCCACTGGTAAACAGGGCATTAGCGGTATCGCCGCGACCACCGTAGGAGAACGTGCCGTCCTTGGACATGTCCGCCAGAAAGCTAATGTGCTTGAGAAACAGCGGGTTATCCAGTTGCAGACGGGCACCGGGGCCACCAAAGCCGTTATTCTCGCTGGCAAAGGGAATGTTGTGCCAAGCGGCAAAGTTCTCCAGCAATATCCACGAGGGCCAGGAGGAGGTGTAGCCACACTCTTGGCCAGATTCACGCAGTTTCTTGGCTGCTGCGTGCAATTCTTGCCAGGTCTTGGGTGGTTTCTCAGCATCCAGGCCGGCTTTCTTGAAGGCATCCTTGTTGTAGTACAGCACCGGCGTGGAGCTGTTAAAGGGCATGGAAATCAGTTTGCCTTCATTAGACGAGTAGTAACCGGCAACGGCACCCAGGAACTCCGCTGGATTAATAGGCTTGCCTACTTTTTCCGACATTTCCTGCACCGGCTCAATGGCGCCCTTGGCCGCCATCATGGTGGCAGTACCCACCTCGAATACCTGCAAAATATCGGGGGCATTACCAGCACGGAAAGCGGCGACGCCAGCGTTCATGGACTCGCCATAGTTGCCTTTATACGAAGCTTTAACCTGGTAGTCCGACTGAGATGCGTTAAAGTCTTTGACTAATGCATTAACCCGTTCGCCCAAGGCCCCTTCCATTGAGTGCCAGAACTGAATTTCCGTGGCCGCTTGCGCAGTGCCGATAGAAGCAATCAGACCGGCTAGAGACAGAGCAAATAGTTTTGTTCGCATCAGGCTTTCTCCTGTATAAAAGGTGCCGCTAATGGTGTAGCAGGTTTAAAACTCAAGCTTATTACTTGTTTATGACGCTCTCATGAATGTAGCCATGGGAACGTTATATAAGCAATGACTAATTACCCTCGACTGCTGAAAAACGCGTCAAAGGACAGATTTCTAATGGGAGCGATGATGAATCCACACGATACCTCTTTTAAGCTGGCGTTTATTGGCGCGGGCAATATGGCCAGTGCCTTGGCCGCTGGTTTAATCGGGAAACGCTGCGGCGGCTCGGACGTTCTGGCCATTGATATTTACCCCCCAGCACTGGAGTCGTGGGCTCAGCAGGGTGTACAGACCACCCATGAACCCGGCCCGGCCTTGTCCAAGCAACGTATCTGGGTGTTTGCCGTCAAGCCCCAGGTCATGAAGGAAACCGTGCTGGCCTGCAAACCCTATCTGCAAGAGGACACTCTGGTTATCAGCGTCGCCGCTGGCATCCCGGCAACCGCTCTGGCCGACTGGCTGGGCGAACCCGGTAAGCCATACCAGCGCGTGATCCGCTGCATGCCCAATACCCCAGCCTTTATTGGTTGTGGCATTACCGGCCTGATGGCTCTGGAACAAGTCGATGAAAGCGATAAAGCCATTGCACAACAACTGTTGAAATCCGTCGGGGAAGTCGTCTGGGTTGAAAACGATGCCGCCATTGATGCTGTCACCGCAGTATCGGGCAGTGGTCCAGCTTACGTGTTTTTGTTCATCGAAGCCTTGATTAAAGCCGGGATTGAACAAGGTTTGTCCCCTGAACAGGCTCGTCAGTTGTCCCTGGCCACCTTGCACGGCGCAACCCAACTGGCCACTCTGTCGCCGGAGGAGCCTTCAGTCTTGCGCGAACGGGTTACTTCCAAAGGGGGGACAACGGCAGCGGCCTTGACGGTCTTTAATGAGGGCGGTTTTACGCCACTGGTGCAAAAAGCCGTCAATGCCGCCAAAGTGCGGGCCGGTGAATTGGCTGCAGAGTTTTCCTGACACTCGGATAACTCCCTAGCACGTTGCCAGGAATTGATATAGCGCAATAAAAAAGCAGTCAAAGAGTAGAGGGGCTCCGAAAGGATCTCCTCTTTTCTTTTTTATAGAGAAGGCGTTTAGTAAGCAGGCGGATTTTAGCCTACCCATTAACAGTGCCTCCTTATTGCAAAGATAAATAAGTAGGGCGCTAGGGCTTATACGAAGTGACAAGTTTTAGGCGGCTCCCCCAAAATGGGTTCCCCTGGTGCAGAACAATGTGAATGCAAGCACCAGAACAAGCACTTTCTAAAAGTAATGCCGGTAGACCCCGGCCTCGGGAGACAGTTGCTATGACCTTTACTCGACGCTTCACCCCCGCTCTGACCGCTTTGGCCACCGTAATGGCCATGGGCACAAGCTACGCGGCGGACACCATCAAAATTGGTATTCCTCAGCCCATGACCGGCCCGTCCACCCAATACGGTGACCAGATCCAGGCCGGTGCCTTGACCGCGATTGACGCGATTAATGCCGCTGGGGGTGTCAAAGGCAAACAGCTGGAAGCCGTTCTGATTGATGACGCATGCGAACCCAAGCAGGCTGTGCCGGCGGCCAACCGCGTGCTCAACTCTGGCGCAAAATTCGCTGTTGCTCACGCCTGCTCGGGTACAACGGTGCCTGCGGTCAATATTTACGAACAAGAAGGCATTGTCGCGATTACTCCCGGAGCCACCTCGCCCTTGGTGACCGACACCATCAAGCCTCATTATTTTTTCCGCACCATTGGGCGTGACGACCAACAAGGCCCCTTTGCAGCCGACTATATTGCTGACGTTCTCAAGCCCAAGAGCATTGCCGTCCTGCACGACAAGCAGACTTACGGCTCAGGTGTTGCCACTCAAGTGCGTGACGCGCTCAAGAAAAAGAACATGAATATTGTCATGTACGAGGGTATTAACGTTGGCGACAGCGATTACTCGGCCGTAATCACCAAACTGAAGGGTGTGAACCCCGATCTGATTTATTTCGGCGGTTACCACGCCGAGCTGGGCCTGCTGTTGCGTCAAGCTCGCGAGCAAGGCATGACCAACACCTTCATGGGCCCGGAAGGCGTTGCCAACCGCGATCTGGTCGCCATTGCCGGCCCGGCCGTGGAA
Protein-coding sequences here:
- the ugpB gene encoding sn-glycerol-3-phosphate ABC transporter substrate-binding protein UgpB; amino-acid sequence: MRTKLFALSLAGLIASIGTAQAATEIQFWHSMEGALGERVNALVKDFNASQSDYQVKASYKGNYGESMNAGVAAFRAGNAPDILQVFEVGTATMMAAKGAIEPVQEMSEKVGKPINPAEFLGAVAGYYSSNEGKLISMPFNSSTPVLYYNKDAFKKAGLDAEKPPKTWQELHAAAKKLRESGQECGYTSSWPSWILLENFAAWHNIPFASENNGFGGPGARLQLDNPLFLKHISFLADMSKDGTFSYGGRGDTANALFTSGKCGMFTGSSGNRANIIKTGEFEFGTSSLPYYSDVQGAPQNSIIGGASLWVFAKKSDDVYKGVTEFFHFISSPEQAAAWHQDTGYVPVTKAGFEMTKDSDFYAKNVGADVAVKQLDASTTENSRGIRLGYLPQIRDIEDGVMEQIFAGKVTPEEGLKAMQSRGNELLERFEKSVK
- the proC gene encoding pyrroline-5-carboxylate reductase codes for the protein MGAMMNPHDTSFKLAFIGAGNMASALAAGLIGKRCGGSDVLAIDIYPPALESWAQQGVQTTHEPGPALSKQRIWVFAVKPQVMKETVLACKPYLQEDTLVISVAAGIPATALADWLGEPGKPYQRVIRCMPNTPAFIGCGITGLMALEQVDESDKAIAQQLLKSVGEVVWVENDAAIDAVTAVSGSGPAYVFLFIEALIKAGIEQGLSPEQARQLSLATLHGATQLATLSPEEPSVLRERVTSKGGTTAAALTVFNEGGFTPLVQKAVNAAKVRAGELAAEFS
- a CDS encoding high-affinity branched-chain amino acid ABC transporter substrate-binding protein, with translation MTFTRRFTPALTALATVMAMGTSYAADTIKIGIPQPMTGPSTQYGDQIQAGALTAIDAINAAGGVKGKQLEAVLIDDACEPKQAVPAANRVLNSGAKFAVAHACSGTTVPAVNIYEQEGIVAITPGATSPLVTDTIKPHYFFRTIGRDDQQGPFAADYIADVLKPKSIAVLHDKQTYGSGVATQVRDALKKKNMNIVMYEGINVGDSDYSAVITKLKGVNPDLIYFGGYHAELGLLLRQAREQGMTNTFMGPEGVANRDLVAIAGPAVEGLLVTLPTDFTKMPANKDVMENFSKYKRNPNGAFTFPAYAAVQIIADTINAVGEDSAKGADYMHANAFDTAIGKVEYDAKGDLKHFEFAVFKWDKEGNFDLVEK